A single genomic interval of Ramlibacter sp. harbors:
- a CDS encoding tryptophan--tRNA ligase, producing the protein MSSASPVRFLTGITTTGTPHLGNFVGAIRPAVAASKTPGIESYYFLADYHALIKCDEPARIQRSTLEIAATWLAAGLDPDKVFFYRQSDIPEIPELTWLLTCVTGKGVLNRAHAYKASVDKNTAAGNDADADVTAGLFMYPVLMAADILMFRSHKIPVGRDQIQHIEMARDMAASFNHLYGEHLVPPEAVIDESVATLPGLDGRKMSKSYDNTIPLFVPREQMRKLIMGIVTDSRAPGEPKDTEGSALFQLYQAFATPQETAALRQAYADGIAWGDAKQQVFERIDRDIAPMRDKYQSMVSNPAEVERILLAGADKARALSRPFMAELRQAVGLRHLGSQAAAGAASKNARAALPVFKQYREADGKFYFKLVDAGGALMLQSPGFDSPREPGQLIARLKSQDPDALQQVSAWWQSGEDPLTVLKQFADVA; encoded by the coding sequence ATGAGTTCCGCGTCTCCCGTCCGCTTCCTCACCGGCATCACCACCACCGGCACGCCCCACCTGGGCAATTTCGTTGGCGCCATCCGCCCCGCCGTGGCGGCCAGCAAGACGCCCGGCATCGAGAGCTACTACTTCCTGGCCGACTACCACGCGCTGATCAAGTGCGACGAGCCCGCGCGCATCCAGCGCTCCACGCTGGAAATCGCCGCCACCTGGCTGGCCGCCGGGCTGGACCCAGACAAGGTGTTTTTCTACCGCCAGTCCGACATCCCTGAAATCCCCGAGCTGACCTGGCTGCTGACCTGCGTGACCGGCAAGGGCGTGCTCAACCGCGCCCACGCCTACAAGGCCTCGGTGGACAAGAACACCGCGGCCGGCAACGACGCCGACGCCGACGTCACGGCCGGCCTGTTCATGTACCCGGTGCTGATGGCGGCCGACATCCTGATGTTCCGCTCGCACAAGATTCCCGTCGGCCGCGACCAGATCCAGCACATCGAGATGGCCCGCGACATGGCGGCCAGCTTCAACCACCTGTATGGCGAGCACCTGGTGCCGCCCGAAGCGGTGATTGATGAATCCGTGGCCACCTTGCCCGGCCTGGACGGCCGCAAGATGAGCAAGAGCTACGACAACACCATCCCGTTGTTTGTGCCGCGCGAGCAGATGCGCAAGCTCATCATGGGCATCGTGACCGACTCCCGCGCGCCCGGCGAGCCCAAGGACACCGAGGGCTCGGCCCTGTTCCAGCTCTACCAGGCGTTTGCCACGCCCCAGGAAACCGCCGCGTTGCGCCAGGCCTATGCCGATGGCATTGCCTGGGGAGACGCCAAGCAGCAGGTGTTCGAGCGCATTGACCGCGACATTGCGCCCATGCGCGACAAGTACCAGTCCATGGTGTCCAACCCGGCCGAGGTCGAGCGCATCCTGCTGGCCGGCGCCGACAAGGCCCGCGCGCTGTCGCGCCCCTTCATGGCCGAACTGCGCCAGGCCGTGGGCTTGCGCCACCTGGGCAGCCAGGCGGCCGCCGGCGCAGCGAGCAAGAACGCCAGGGCCGCCTTGCCGGTCTTCAAGCAGTACCGCGAGGCCGACGGCAAGTTCTATTTCAAGCTGGTGGACGCCGGTGGCGCGCTGATGCTGCAAAGCCCGGGCTTTGACAGCCCCCGCGAACCCGGCCAGCTGATTGCGCGGCTCAAGAGCCAGGACCCTGACGCGTTGCAGCAGGTCAGCGCCTGGTGGCAATCCGGCGAAGACCCGCTGACCGTGTTGAAGCAGTTCGCCGACGTCGCCTGA
- a CDS encoding transglutaminase family protein, whose protein sequence is MQQAHSSQQAAPLRLRYSVDLQYDVLTDGTDFIFNVQAARTRNQEVLQEHLALSQPVQPQSHTDPVTRARYLRLRAQAGPLRLQYDAQVDITHHRASPASLDEVWVSNLPGHVLPYLYPSRYCESDRLHRFAVAQFGVLWQGYSRVQAICDWVGQHVVFLSNSSGGTTTACDTLMDKQGVCRDFAHLMIALCRAVNIPARFTTGIDYGADPALGPQDFHAYVEAYVGHRWYLFDPSGTAIPMGFIRLATGRDAADGAFASIFGGVGMHQPVLAIEALPGRDGLCRQPERTMEALSTDDGLAPAIAAGADQ, encoded by the coding sequence ATGCAGCAAGCCCACTCCAGCCAGCAGGCCGCCCCGTTGCGGCTGCGGTACTCGGTCGATCTTCAGTACGACGTGCTGACCGACGGCACCGATTTCATCTTCAATGTGCAGGCCGCACGCACCCGCAACCAGGAGGTGCTGCAGGAGCATCTGGCGCTGAGCCAGCCGGTGCAGCCCCAGTCCCACACCGATCCCGTGACGCGGGCGCGCTACCTGCGGCTGCGCGCCCAGGCCGGCCCGCTGCGCCTGCAGTACGACGCGCAGGTTGACATCACCCACCACCGGGCCAGCCCCGCCAGCCTGGACGAGGTCTGGGTCTCCAACCTGCCGGGCCATGTGCTGCCCTACCTGTACCCGAGCCGGTATTGCGAGTCCGACCGCCTGCACCGCTTTGCGGTGGCGCAGTTCGGCGTGCTCTGGCAGGGCTACAGCCGGGTGCAGGCGATCTGCGACTGGGTGGGCCAGCATGTGGTTTTTCTTTCCAACAGCTCGGGCGGCACCACGACGGCCTGCGACACCCTGATGGACAAGCAGGGTGTGTGCCGCGACTTTGCCCACCTGATGATCGCGCTGTGCCGCGCGGTGAACATCCCCGCGCGCTTCACCACGGGCATCGACTACGGCGCCGACCCGGCCCTGGGCCCGCAGGACTTCCATGCCTATGTGGAGGCCTATGTCGGCCACCGCTGGTATCTGTTTGACCCCTCGGGCACCGCCATTCCCATGGGCTTCATCCGGCTGGCCACCGGCCGCGACGCGGCCGATGGCGCGTTTGCGTCCATCTTTGGCGGCGTGGGCATGCACCAGCCCGTGCTCGCTATCGAAGCCCTGCCCGGGCGCGACGGCCTGTGCCGGCAGCCCGAGCGCACGATGGAAGCGCTGTCCACCGACGACGGCCTGGCGCCCGCGATCGCGGCGGGCGCGGACCAATGA
- a CDS encoding HAMP domain-containing histidine kinase yields MKPELPPTVATAAESEWVSGELIRSLMRTARSTRLIGLLLIFLFAGVLWSDASALALGLWGALAFGVAALRLWIIRLYGQQVLHTGAAGQAGFYARYGWIWPLSALAWGLSPVLHFDRAPLQDQFICWLILAGLGMFAINSFSFHLRTMRAYLNVLALVPLAVMLWRIGVDLRFQGPTYHYWLVAMLVMFWLLLLQAGRRLHVTHRKNFELQYRNMQLIESLTRQTHAALDAVEIKNRFLASAAHDLRQPVHALGLYADWLSGEPELVKEIAPKIVESTKAVNALFDSLFDLVRLDSGKIKLTIEPVDLDKVLHDLEVQYRPLAEAKGLQFRLHGVPGSVMSDPILLQRVVGNLVSNAIKYTERGGILVASRVTRRGRRIEVWDTGTGIAPEHQREIFREFYKVPAHEGTQDGFGLGLYIVARLSSILGHPLDLASRPGRGTVFRLDLDPTDPRQAAERAAAAQLVSRPWVRA; encoded by the coding sequence ATGAAGCCTGAACTGCCGCCGACCGTTGCAACCGCCGCCGAAAGCGAGTGGGTCAGCGGGGAACTGATCCGCAGCCTGATGCGCACCGCCCGCAGCACACGGCTGATCGGCCTGCTGCTCATCTTCCTGTTCGCCGGCGTGTTGTGGTCTGACGCCTCGGCGCTGGCGCTGGGCCTGTGGGGCGCGCTGGCCTTTGGCGTGGCCGCGCTGCGGCTGTGGATCATCCGGCTGTACGGGCAGCAGGTGCTGCACACCGGGGCCGCCGGACAGGCCGGGTTCTATGCGCGCTACGGCTGGATCTGGCCGCTCAGCGCGCTGGCCTGGGGGCTCTCGCCGGTGCTGCATTTCGACCGCGCGCCGCTGCAGGACCAGTTCATCTGCTGGCTCATCCTCGCGGGGCTGGGCATGTTCGCCATCAACAGCTTCTCGTTCCACCTGCGCACCATGCGGGCTTACCTGAATGTGCTGGCGCTGGTGCCGCTGGCGGTGATGCTCTGGCGCATTGGCGTGGACCTGCGCTTCCAGGGGCCGACCTACCACTACTGGCTGGTGGCCATGCTGGTGATGTTCTGGCTGCTGCTGCTGCAGGCCGGGCGCCGGCTGCACGTCACGCACCGCAAGAACTTCGAGCTGCAGTACCGCAACATGCAGCTGATCGAGTCGCTGACGCGGCAGACCCACGCCGCGCTGGACGCGGTCGAGATCAAGAACCGCTTCCTGGCCAGCGCCGCGCACGACCTGCGCCAGCCCGTGCATGCGCTGGGCCTGTACGCCGACTGGCTCAGCGGTGAGCCCGAACTGGTCAAGGAGATCGCGCCCAAGATCGTCGAGTCCACCAAGGCGGTCAATGCGCTGTTCGACTCGCTGTTTGACCTGGTGCGGCTGGACTCGGGCAAGATCAAGCTGACCATCGAGCCTGTGGACCTGGACAAGGTGCTGCACGACCTGGAGGTCCAGTACCGGCCGCTCGCGGAGGCCAAGGGCCTGCAGTTCCGCCTGCACGGCGTGCCGGGCTCCGTGATGTCGGACCCGATCCTGCTGCAGCGCGTGGTGGGCAACCTGGTGTCCAACGCCATCAAGTACACCGAACGTGGCGGCATCCTGGTGGCATCGCGCGTGACGCGGCGTGGCCGCCGCATTGAAGTCTGGGACACCGGAACCGGCATTGCGCCCGAGCACCAGCGCGAGATTTTCCGGGAGTTCTACAAGGTGCCGGCCCACGAAGGCACGCAGGACGGCTTCGGGCTCGGGCTGTACATCGTGGCGCGCCTGTCCAGCATCCTGGGGCACCCGCTGGACCTGGCCTCGCGGCCCGGGCGTGGCACCGTATTCCGGCTGGACCTGGACCCGACCGACCCGCGCCAGGCCGCGGAGCGGGCGGCTGCGGCTCAGCTGGTCAGCAGGCCGTGGGTGCGCGCGTAG
- a CDS encoding response regulator transcription factor, with translation MSLFVIDDHPLMREAVVMLLRRLRGGANVVELDRLGGVEAAVKAHGEPELFCLDLKLPDTTGTSGIHELKSRYPSTPLAVLSASPAADAEEQCIEAGADIYIEKSSGASEIGAALRALLNADGGFEELTPADNKLSKRQKQLIVMLDRGLSNREIADELGISEHTVKVHLWRLFRRLGVKSRTQTIHYARTHGLLTS, from the coding sequence ATGAGCCTCTTTGTCATCGACGACCATCCCCTGATGCGTGAAGCCGTGGTCATGCTGCTGCGGCGCCTGCGTGGCGGCGCCAATGTGGTGGAACTGGACCGCCTGGGTGGCGTCGAGGCAGCCGTGAAGGCCCATGGCGAACCCGAGCTGTTCTGCCTGGACCTGAAACTGCCCGACACCACGGGCACCTCGGGCATCCACGAGCTCAAGAGCCGCTACCCTTCCACGCCGCTGGCCGTGCTGTCAGCCTCGCCCGCGGCCGACGCCGAGGAGCAATGCATTGAAGCCGGCGCCGACATCTACATCGAGAAATCCTCTGGCGCGAGCGAGATCGGTGCTGCGTTGCGCGCGCTGCTCAACGCCGACGGGGGTTTCGAGGAACTCACGCCCGCTGACAACAAGCTGTCCAAGCGCCAGAAGCAGCTCATCGTGATGCTGGACCGCGGCCTGTCCAATCGCGAGATCGCCGACGAACTCGGCATCAGCGAGCACACGGTCAAGGTCCATCTGTGGCGGCTGTTCCGCCGCCTGGGCGTCAAGAGCCGCACCCAGACCATCCACTACGCGCGCACCCACGGCCTGCTGACCAGCTGA